The following are encoded together in the Actinoplanes sp. N902-109 genome:
- a CDS encoding electron transfer flavoprotein subunit beta/FixA family protein: MNIVVLVKQVPDSGAERTLSASDNTVERGSASNVINEMDEYAIEEALKIKEAHGGEVTVLTMGPEGATESIRKALSMGPDKAVHITDPALHGSCAVATSKVLATALGTLGADLIVCGAESTDGRVQVMPHMIAERMGIAALTGARKLTVDGSQLTAERQTDEGYEVVTAATPAVVSVWDTINEPRYPSFKGIMAAKKKPVQTLSLADLGLAADEVGLAGATSAVVEFAQRPPRSAGTKVTDEGEGGAKLVEFLATEKFV, from the coding sequence ATGAACATCGTCGTACTGGTCAAGCAGGTGCCCGACTCCGGTGCCGAGCGCACCCTGAGCGCGAGCGACAACACCGTCGAGCGCGGCTCGGCGAGCAACGTGATCAACGAGATGGACGAGTACGCCATCGAGGAGGCGCTGAAGATCAAGGAGGCGCACGGTGGCGAGGTGACCGTCCTGACGATGGGTCCCGAGGGTGCCACCGAGTCGATCCGCAAGGCGCTGTCGATGGGCCCGGACAAGGCCGTGCACATCACCGACCCGGCGCTGCACGGCTCCTGTGCGGTCGCGACCTCCAAGGTGCTGGCCACGGCGCTGGGCACGCTGGGCGCCGACCTGATCGTCTGCGGCGCCGAGTCGACCGACGGCCGGGTGCAGGTGATGCCGCACATGATCGCCGAGCGGATGGGCATCGCGGCCCTGACCGGCGCGCGCAAGCTGACCGTGGACGGCTCGCAGCTGACCGCCGAGCGGCAGACCGACGAGGGCTACGAGGTCGTCACCGCGGCCACCCCGGCCGTGGTGAGCGTGTGGGACACCATCAACGAGCCGCGGTACCCCTCCTTCAAGGGCATCATGGCGGCCAAGAAGAAGCCGGTGCAGACGCTGTCGCTGGCCGACCTGGGCCTCGCCGCCGACGAGGTGGGCCTGGCCGGGGCGACCTCCGCCGTCGTCGAGTTCGCGCAGCGCCCGCCGCGCAGCGCCGGCACCAAGGTCACCGACGAGGGCGAGGGCGGCGCCAAGCTCGTCGAGTTCCTGGCCACCGAGAAGTTCGTCTGA
- a CDS encoding YidH family protein, which yields MAGEKPDYRFSLANERTFLAWIRTGLALLAGGLASAQFLQPLPIAHLREVIAVAMLVLGGVVAVRAVDHWARTERAMRLGTDLPRSRFPAVLALVVALGAVVLIVAVLLKAAG from the coding sequence ATGGCCGGTGAGAAGCCGGACTACCGGTTCTCGCTGGCCAACGAACGCACCTTCCTGGCCTGGATCCGCACCGGGCTGGCGCTGCTGGCGGGCGGCCTGGCAAGCGCACAGTTCCTGCAGCCGCTGCCGATCGCCCACCTGCGCGAGGTGATCGCGGTGGCCATGCTGGTGCTCGGCGGGGTGGTCGCCGTGCGGGCGGTCGACCACTGGGCCCGCACCGAGCGGGCCATGCGGCTCGGCACGGATCTGCCCCGCTCACGCTTCCCGGCGGTCCTGGCGCTGGTCGTGGCGCTCGGCGCGGTCGTGCTGATCGTCGCGGTGCTGCTCAAAGCAGCCGGCTGA
- a CDS encoding DUF202 domain-containing protein: protein MTGPADPGGRITEPADPGRPTTGPRDPGASAERTRLAWRRTGLSATAVALLMLRPAFAPDARLATFLIAGLAMAGWVALVALAYRRARGLNAWPPQPGRRTVTWYAVLTIGLAGLGAVLVML, encoded by the coding sequence ATGACCGGGCCGGCCGATCCCGGCGGGCGGATCACCGAGCCAGCCGATCCCGGCCGGCCGACGACCGGGCCGCGCGACCCCGGCGCCTCGGCCGAGCGCACCCGGCTCGCGTGGCGGCGCACCGGGCTGTCGGCGACCGCGGTGGCCCTGCTGATGCTGCGCCCGGCGTTCGCCCCGGATGCCCGGCTCGCGACTTTTCTCATTGCGGGGCTCGCCATGGCCGGCTGGGTGGCCCTCGTCGCGCTCGCCTACCGCCGGGCCCGGGGGCTGAACGCCTGGCCACCGCAGCCCGGCCGGCGAACAGTGACCTGGTACGCGGTGCTCACCATCGGGCTCGCCGGGCTCGGGGCCGTGCTTGTCATGCTCTGA
- a CDS encoding PLDc N-terminal domain-containing protein, with product MVRVFVFLAAVQLVALVLGLISALSAERVRTMPRPLWVLVLLFVPLLGPLAYLLWGRPVPVPSVAVRRPGARPASPDDDPDFLRSMNSEQARRDRELLAQWERELDKNDDT from the coding sequence ATGGTCCGTGTGTTCGTCTTCCTGGCGGCGGTGCAACTCGTCGCCCTGGTGCTGGGGCTCATCAGCGCTTTGTCGGCCGAGCGGGTCCGCACCATGCCACGCCCGCTGTGGGTCCTCGTGCTGCTGTTCGTCCCCCTGCTCGGCCCGCTGGCCTACCTGCTCTGGGGCCGGCCCGTGCCGGTGCCGAGCGTGGCGGTGCGCCGCCCCGGGGCCCGGCCGGCCTCCCCGGACGACGACCCGGATTTCCTCCGCTCGATGAACTCCGAGCAGGCCCGCCGCGACCGCGAACTGCTCGCCCAGTGGGAACGCGAGCTGGACAAGAACGACGACACCTGA
- a CDS encoding acetolactate synthase — protein MADMIEGHGGELALAALRANGIREMFTLSGGHVFPLYDAAHRAGLPIYDVRHEQSAVFAAEAVAKLQRRPGLAVLTAGPGVTNGISGLTSAFFNASPVLVLGGRAPAFRWGAGSLQEIDHLPLVTPVTRYAATVGATADIPAQVGAALTAALTAHRGPAFLDFPLEVLFSSDEAPAPVAAAVPVLAPDPDEVRRAAALLAGAARPVIIAGSDVWGGDAIEALRAAAEALQVPVFTNGMGRGALPPGHPLGFAKARRAALSEADVVAVIGTPLDFRLNFGEFDPAQVIHVVDAPGQRATHVKTAVSPAGDLRTILTAFADHEGARADHTDWLDGLRAAEDAGRARDAEAMAAETDPIRPARVYGELRRILAPDAVTIGDGGDFVSYAGRYLEPAQPGTWLDPGPYGCLGTGMGYAMGARVTYPDRQICVLMGDGAAGFSLMDVESLVRRRLPVVIIVGNNGIWGLEKHPMRAMYGYDVAADLQPGLRYDDVVRALGGAGETVTKAAELAPALARAFDAGVPYLVNVLTDPADAYPRSSNLA, from the coding sequence GCGCTGCGGGCGAACGGGATCCGGGAGATGTTCACCCTGTCCGGCGGGCACGTGTTCCCGCTGTACGACGCCGCGCACCGGGCCGGCCTGCCCATCTACGACGTGCGCCACGAGCAGTCCGCGGTGTTCGCCGCCGAGGCGGTCGCCAAGCTGCAGCGCCGTCCCGGCCTGGCCGTGCTCACCGCCGGCCCCGGTGTCACCAATGGTATTTCTGGTCTGACCAGCGCATTCTTCAATGCCTCGCCGGTCCTGGTGCTGGGCGGGCGGGCGCCGGCGTTCCGCTGGGGGGCGGGCAGCCTGCAGGAGATCGACCACCTGCCGCTGGTCACCCCGGTCACCCGGTACGCGGCCACGGTGGGTGCCACCGCGGACATCCCGGCTCAGGTCGGCGCGGCTCTGACGGCAGCGCTGACGGCCCACCGCGGCCCGGCTTTCCTGGACTTCCCGCTGGAGGTGCTGTTCTCCAGCGACGAGGCGCCTGCCCCGGTGGCCGCGGCGGTGCCGGTGCTCGCACCCGACCCCGACGAGGTGCGCCGGGCGGCGGCCCTGCTGGCCGGGGCGGCCCGGCCGGTGATCATCGCCGGGTCCGACGTGTGGGGCGGCGACGCGATCGAGGCGTTGCGGGCGGCGGCCGAGGCGTTGCAGGTGCCGGTGTTCACCAACGGGATGGGCCGGGGCGCGCTGCCGCCGGGGCATCCGCTCGGGTTCGCCAAGGCGCGGCGGGCGGCGCTCAGCGAGGCCGACGTGGTGGCGGTGATCGGCACACCGCTCGACTTCCGGCTCAACTTCGGCGAGTTCGACCCGGCGCAGGTGATTCATGTCGTGGACGCGCCCGGTCAGCGGGCCACCCATGTCAAGACCGCCGTGTCGCCGGCCGGTGACCTGCGCACGATCCTGACCGCGTTCGCCGATCACGAGGGTGCCCGCGCCGACCACACGGACTGGCTCGACGGGCTGCGGGCGGCCGAGGACGCCGGTCGCGCCCGCGACGCCGAGGCCATGGCGGCGGAGACCGATCCGATCAGACCCGCCCGGGTGTACGGGGAACTGCGCCGCATCCTCGCGCCCGACGCGGTGACCATCGGTGACGGTGGGGACTTCGTGTCCTACGCGGGCCGGTATCTCGAACCCGCCCAGCCGGGCACGTGGCTGGACCCCGGCCCGTACGGCTGCCTGGGCACCGGCATGGGCTACGCGATGGGCGCCCGGGTGACGTACCCGGACCGCCAGATCTGCGTGCTGATGGGCGACGGAGCCGCGGGGTTCTCCCTGATGGACGTCGAGTCGCTGGTCCGGCGGCGGCTGCCGGTGGTGATCATCGTCGGCAACAACGGCATCTGGGGCCTGGAGAAACACCCCATGCGCGCGATGTACGGCTACGACGTGGCCGCCGACTTGCAGCCGGGGCTGCGCTACGACGACGTGGTGCGGGCGCTGGGCGGGGCGGGCGAGACCGTGACCAAGGCCGCCGAGCTGGCACCGGCGCTGGCGCGCGCGTTCGATGCCGGGGTGCCGTACCTGGTCAACGTGCTGACCGACCCGGCGGACGCCTATCCGAGGTCGTCGAACCTGGCCTGA